A genomic segment from Melanotaenia boesemani isolate fMelBoe1 chromosome 9, fMelBoe1.pri, whole genome shotgun sequence encodes:
- the LOC121645496 gene encoding uncharacterized protein LOC121645496: MSRRSGRTCAVIGCSNSSGKLQKWNKTECKEHRPLLYENCPCLRPFSLHRFPGRAEHKDVLQKWVENINRKDFIPNINSTVCGVHFPEGKPTKENPYPVLHMGYDHYGAMSGQGPPKRRCLKSLAINTSCVESEKSAIEDNVSHFDIEPLLESDVDVQWSEDQAIAAEHNYCSKLTTDCATQTDPAPSLSAHDLNEEDSKFFTGIGVHCFWQLLYALVALVPQPMIMTLAVHDQLLLVLMRLRLGLMFRDLSKRFGISRRTASEIFSLWRPILAQFMRENVIAWLPRNTLKRIRPQHFSEHYPHVTCIVECTELCVQKPKYLKNVPQIHSNSKQLNTYKVLYCMAPNGYVMFVSKLFGVEASDGFITKNSGFADHLIPGDQILAGHGFSNTDELPPGVTLATFTQDCKELFEHEVTETRRFANFKIHFERALNRLKGFKILSNVIPHTVKHVDDIVSICAGLCNLQP; this comes from the exons atgtCACGTAGATCTGGAAGGACTTGCGCAGTTATTGGTTGTTCGAACAGCAGCGGCAAACTTCAGAAATGGAACAAAACTGAATGCAAAGAACACAGGCCTTTACTTTATGAAAACTGTCCCTGTCTACGACCGTTTAGTTTACACAGGTTCCCTGGAAGGGCTGAACACAAAGACGTTCTGCAGAAGTgggtggaaaatattaacaGAAAGGACTTTATTCCCAACATCAACAGCACG GTGTGTGGAGTGCATTTCCCGGAGGGTaaaccaacaaaagaaaatccatATCCAGTACTACACATGGGCTATGATCATTAT gGTGCAATGTCTGGTCAAGGTCCCCCCAAAAGAAGATGCCTGAAGTCCCTTGCAATTAACACCTCATGTGTTGAGTCTGAAAAATCTGCCATAGAAGATAATGTCAGTCATTTTGATATTGAGCCCCTGCTTGAGAGTGATGTGGACGTCCAGTGGTCAGAGGACCAGGCCATTGCTGCAGAACACAACTATTGCTCTAAGCTGACGACAGACTGTGCAACACAAACTGATCCTGCACCGTCACTGTCAGCCCATGACCTGAATGAAGAAGATTCTAAGTTTTTTACAGGCATAGGAGTACATTGTTTTTGGCAGCTATTGTATGCCCTTGTAGCTCTTGTCCCACAGCCAATGATCATGACGCTGGCTGTTCATGATCAGTTACTACTTGTTCTAATGAGACTTCGTCTGGGTTTGATGTTCAGAGACTTGAGTAAAAGGTTTGGCATAAGTAGGCGCACAGCCTCTGAGATCTTTTCACTCTGGAGACCAATACTTGCTCAGTTTATGAGGGAAAATGTGATTGCTTGGTTACCaagaaacacactgaaaagaaTAAGGCCTCAACATTTCAGTGAACATTATCCACATGTAACATGTATAGTAGAGTGCACTGAATTATGCGTACAAAAaccaaagtatttaaaaaatgtaccaCAAATACACAGCAACTCCAAACAACTTAACACCTACAAAGTCTTATATTGCATGGCCCCTAATGGTTATGTGATGTTTGTATCAAAGTTGTTTGGTGTTGAGGCCAGTGATGGTTTTATCACAAAAAACAGTGGCTTTGCTGATCACCTGATTCCTGGTGATCAGATCTTAGCAGGTCATGGGTTTTCCAACACAGATGAGCTGCCTCCAGGAGTGACCTTGGCTACTTTTACACAAGACTGCAAAGAACTTTTTGAGCATGAAGTAACAGAAACGCGTCGCTTTGCGAATTTCAAAATCCACTTTGAACGTGCACTTAATAGGTTGAAAGGTTTTAAAATTCTAAGTAATGTAATCCCTCATACAGTAAAACATGTTGATGACATTGTGAGTATTTGTGCAGGACTGTGTAACTTGCAACCTTAG